One Corynebacterium aurimucosum genomic window, GATACCCCGCCGCCACTGGCCGTGACCATCTCGAAGTTCGACACGGTGCAGAAACTTGAGCAGGTGGATGACGTGCGTTGGAAGAAACTCATGGCCAACCGCGGCTCCGCTTTCCGCCGGGATACCGGGTGGAACTTCCGCGATTCGGACCGCTGGATGGTCCACCTTGAAGCCGAATCGCTGTTGCGCTTCTTGGGTGCTAATGACCTCATCAACAAGATCTATTCGGCAGCTCCGCGCGGCGGTAGCTTCTTCGTGGTCTCCGCGTTGGGTGAGGCCCCGACGGGCCGCCAGCTAGCCCGCAGCGGCATTGCGCCCTACCGCGTTCTGGATCCCATTCGTTGGTTGCTGAGCCAACGCGGCGTCTTTGCGCAGGATGTGTCATGACTTTCGGTAGCCCACAACCCCCAGGAACCCCGCCGACAGGCTCGCCTGCCGCGCCCGCACCGGACTATCGCTACGGTGCAGTCACCGATTCTGTCCGTCAGACCCGCCGTGCCGCCGATATGAAGGCGCAATGGGCACCGTGGCCGTTGAAGATTGCAGCGGTACTGGAGGTCTTCATCACGAGCTACGCGGTATACAACATCTGCCGGCTCATCGCCTTTGAAAACAGCCCGGCGGCGGTAAGCCGCACGGACCAGCTCTCCACTGAGCTCGGCGTGTTACTTGCCGTACTGGTTCTCTTGGTGTGTGCCCTCACCACCTATGTGCTGCACGCGCAGCAGTCCGCGCGGATTGCGCTGACCGTTATCAGCGCCATCGTGGTGCTGCTCATTCCGGCGAGTTCGGTCATGCCCGCGTCCATCGCATCGGCGGTGGTCATTGTGCTGCTGTGGCTGCCTGCGAACCGGCAGTGGTTCGGCGGCCAAGCGTGACAAGCCTAGGCCCCGTGCACCGCGGGGCTTAGGCCTTCTTGCGCAGCTCCTCGAGAGCGCGCACATTATTGGCCTTGGCAAAGAGGTTGAACGCAAGGTGGTACATCTTGCGCGCGCGGTCTGTTGCGTCGGCGGAAGAGTAGCGATCACCTAAAAGTTCGGCGACCTCCGCCATGGCGTTTTGCTCCGACGGCGTCGTGGCTTCGGCGACAGAATGCCGGTCCAAGAAATCGAGCAAAACCTGGGTGGATTTAAACATGTCCTGCGCCTGCAAGCGGAGGCTTTCGGAATACAGGACGGTCCACTTGGCGGATACGGGAAGGCTCTGGAGCTTGAGCGAATCCACGTAGCGCGAGGCCAAGATGTCATAGGCCTCCTCTGGATCGCTGTGGCGAACATCGAGGGCCACGGTCTTGAGCAAAGCATGGAGCTCGCCATCGAGGTCTCCGCAGCGTTGGAACTCGCGGGCAGCAGCGGCAAAGCAGGCCACGCGCTGCTCTAAGTCTGAAGAAGAGTGCTGTGCAGCATCGCTATAGAAGCGGGCTAGCATCACTGCGGGGAGCTGCTGGTACTCCTCGTCCGCCCGTGCGTTGGAGAGGATGGTGAAAGATTGCGTAGCCACGCGCTCGCAGTCGGCGGCAGAATTAGATGCCCACAGCGCGCCCACGGCGGACTCGAGGATGGTGCGGAGGATGTCACCCATCGTGGCCCCTGCGCCGTCGAAATCTCCTCCAGTGACGGCGTCGTTGATAGCCACGAATTCAGCAGCGTGTCCTTTCACTGCACTCGCTTCACCGCTCTTGGCAGATTCTAGGCGCTCTTGGAGCACGGCCAGTGATACATTGCTGTCGGTGCTTGAGGTGTTGCTGGCGGAGCCGGAGGACACCTCCGCGCTGGTGGGGGCGGATTCAGAGAAGTCTTTTTGGCTGGCCACGGTGCGCGCTGCGGCAATTTCATTCAACGCCGTGTCGTCGCCAGCTGCAGCGGCCTTGGCTGCGAATTTCTCTGCCGCTTCAGTGTTGTTGTTATCCAGCCATGCGCGGGCCACGCGGGTATAGCCGGTAGCCACGAGCGCAGGCTGTCCGGTCAGCGCGCCCAGTGAGGCAATGGTGAGAGAATCGTCGATGTTCTCGATGGTGCCGGCAGCCACGCGAAGGGTTTCGCGGGCTTCTAGGTACTGGGCGGCGGGGACGGCGTCCTCCACGCTGCCCAAGAACCTGTCATCTGCGAGTACTCGGTTGATCTGCTCATCAATGTGGGCGGATTCATCGGTGGGGAGAGAAACCCCCGGCGCCTGGGCCCGCGCGAAGGCGAGCATCTTCTCGGCGTCGGCAGAATCAAGCAGGGGATACGTCGCATCAGAAGCCATGGGGGAGATTCTAGTAGAGGACCCCGACGCGCGCGGGACTCCTCGTAGACTGGGTGCCATGGATTTTCTCAGCCCCGCTGGGCGCTATGCCCCGAGCCCGTCCGGAGATCTGCATCTGGGTAACCTGCGCACGGCGTTGCTGGCTTGGCTATACGCCCGAAGCAGTGGGCGCCGCTTCCTTGTGCGCGTGGAAGACATTGACACGCAGCGCTCCTCCCGGGAGTCGGCGCAGCGCCAGTTGGAGGACCTTGCTGCGCTCGGCCTGGACTGGGACGGGGAAGTCATCTACCAGCAGGATCGCTATGCGGCTTATGAGGCGGCGCTGGCGCAGCTTCCTACCTTTGAGTGCTACTGCTCGCGCAAAGATATTCAGGAAGCCTCCCGCGCTCCGCATGCCATCCCCGGGCAGTATCCGGGAACGTGCCGCGATCTCAGCGAGGACGAGCGCGAGGCCAAACGCGTCGAACTCGCCGCCCAGAACCGCGTGCCCGCCATACGCTTGCTTGCTGACGTCTCTTCCTTCACCATCCACGACGCCTTCGCCGGCGAGTACACCGGGGAGGTGGATGACTTCATCTTGCGCCGTGGCGGCCAGCCCCCGGTGGATCCGAGCCAGGGTATGGATTGGGCCTATAACTTGGCGGTTGTCGTCGACGATGCCTTCCAAGGCGTCGATCAGATCGTGCGCGGCGATGACTTGCTGTCTTCCGCCCCGCGTCAGGCCTACTTGGCGCACAAGCTGGGCTATCCGGAGCCGGAGTTCGTTCATGTCCCGCTCGTGCTGAATTCGGACAACGTCCGCCTGTCCAAGCGTGATGGGGCAGTAACTCTTCGCCAGTTACTCGCGGAGCCGGGGCGAGAACTAAGCGATGTGATCCGCCTGCTCGCCCGCTCGCTGGGATATGACGCCGAAGGGATTAATACCGCCGCGGACCTCCTCGAACGCTTTATCCCCGATAAGCTTTCACAAGAACCCTTCGTCTGGGATGGAACGGTGTAGAACGGAGCAGCATGGAAGCCTTTGAGTACGCCCATCTGGAAGACGGCCTGGATTACCTCTATGACTTCTTTGAAGAAGACCTAGAAAAGCGCGTGCGCGCCGGGCGTGAGCTGCTACCGGCGGGCATGGAAGACATCCTGGGGGATAGCACACTGGATGATTACGTGTGGCTGTGGATCAAAGAACCGGGGCCCAACGGTTTCCGCCAGTACCTGCGCGATGGCGGCTATGGCGAGGCCGAGGTGAAAGAGGCCTTCCTGCTTGCCCGCACCGAGTGGGGCATGAACACCCCGCCACACGTGGAGTGGCTCAAGGAAGACGGCTACGAGGCTCCCGAGTTCGATTAACAGCGTTTGGGTTGGATTGCACGGCTGGAGGGTCCGCAGTGCTAAATGAGAGAAATCCCGGACCTCTTAGCGTGATGCTGTGAAGCCCGGGATTTCCCAGTGGCGGAGGATAGGGGATTTGAACCCCTGAGGGATGTGACTCCCGCACGCGTTCCAGGCGTGTGACATAGGCCGCTAGTCGAATCCTCCGCTGGAAAACATTACATGAGCCCCCTAATGAAGCAAAATCGCCAGGTCAGCGCGAAGAACTTGAGGATTTAGGGGCGCGAGGTAAGAAGTGCGCTTGGAAGCGGGGCGGGAGCCGGGCGGTGGGGGAGCGGTTTGGCGTCGACAAGCAAGGCGCGCTAGGCTAGACCGCAGGATTCCGCGTGGCGTCCATCCTCTGAACTCCCCCAGGGCAGGAATGCAGCAAGGGTCAGGAGGCTCTGGCGGGTGCGCGGGGTCCCCTTTTATTTTGTGTGCTTTAACACGGGGGATGTAACGGGGCGTTAGTATGGTTGCCATATGTCCGCACTACGTCCCGGAAGGAAGACGGATGTCTCTTCTTAATCTTGAAAAGTCCGAGCTTACTGAGCTTGCCGCGCAGGTACGCAAGGACTACGAGGCCCTCAAGGCTGAGGGTTTGGATCTTGACTTGACCCGAGGAAAGCCGTCCAAGGCCCAGCTTGATCTGTCCAATGATCTGCTCGTCCTGCCGGGCCGCGGTCACTACACTGACGCCGCAGGCAATGACCTGCGCAACTACGGCAACCAGAAGGGCATCAAAGAGCTGCGTGATCTGTGGGGCAAGCTCACCAACATGGACCCGGAGCTCCTCATCGCGGCGGATTCTTCCTCCCTGAACATCATGTATGACCTCATCCTGTGGGCCTACACCTTCGGTACTAACAGCTCTGAGAAGCCGTGGTCCAAGGAAGAGACCATCAAGTGGATCTGCCCTACCCCAGGCTATGACCGCCACTTTGCCATCACGGAGTCCTTCGGCTTCGAGCTGGTTACGGTGCCGATGGAAGAAGATGGCCCGGATATTGAAGCAGTGGAGGAACTGGTTAAGGACCCGCAGGTCAAGGGCATGTGGGTTGTGCCGATGTTCTCCAACCCGTCGGGCGCTGTTATCTCTGAAGAGAAGACCCGCCGCCTTGCAGCGATGGAGACCGGCGCACCGGACTTCCGCATCGTGTGGGATAACGCTTACGCCGTGCACACGCTGACCGAGGACTTCCCGGAGGTTCTGCCGATTCTGGAGATTGCGGAACAGGAAGGAAATCCGGACCGCTTCTGGGCTATGTCTTCGTCGTCGAAGATCACCTTCGCCGGTTCCGGTGTGAGCTTCTTCGGTTCCTCCGAAGACAACCTCGAGTGGTACCTGGAGCACGCCGGTATCCGCGGCATCGGCCCGAACAAGATCAACCAGCTTGCGCACTACGAGTTCTTCGGTTCGGCGGAGGGCGTGCGCGCAATCATGCGCCGCCACGCTGCGCTGCTGGCGCCGAAGTTCGAGGCGGTACTCCGTATCCTGGATAAGAACCTCACCCATCATGAGATCGCGGACTGGACCCACCCCAAGGGCGGCTACTTCATCTCCCTCAACGTGATGGAGGGTACCGCGACCCGCGTGTGGGAGCTGGCCCGTGACGCTGGCATTCTCCTGACCCAGGCTGGCTCTGCCTTCCCGTACGGTGAGGATGCCAAGGACCACAACATTCGCTTGGCCCCGTCCCTGCCGCCGCAGGAAGAGGTTGAGGCAGCAATGGATGGCGTGGCCACCTGTGTGCTGCTCGCCGCACTGGAGAAGCTGGGGGCATAAGGCAATCAACTCTGACGAGACGGCCTACTGGCTCGACCAGATTATTCCCGCTGACCTGGCGTTTAAGAATGTCGAGGGGCAGCGCTTGGGCTTAGCTTCGCTGGAGGGTGAGCAATCTCTTGCGGTCAGTTGTGGCTTCGCCGACGTCGATACCGGCTTGGCGCACGCCGAGCAAGGTATCGACGTACGCTGTGAGCTCCTCACCGTCGCCCGCACCAACCAGGCTGAAGCGGCTGCTGCAGTGAGTGCGGCAGCGGCATTGCTCACAGAGTCCGCAGGCTTGTTGCCCGCGCAACCTGGTCTGCTCTTGCCCAAGCTCTTCGCCGAAAGCGATGAGCGCTTTGCGCACTTAAGTGTGCGCCACGGCATGCTCATCGCCCCGTACCTGTGGGGCGGCCAGACCCCGCAGGTGGCGGAAGAGGGCCGCCTGACGTTGGTGTGCCAGTTGCTCATGCTGAGCGACGCCGAGTATGCCTATGCCGTCGAGGAAGGCGTGCCGGCGCTGCAGCAGGCGGTGGCGGAGCAAGGCATCGATCTACTGGATTGGCAGCGCTCGGAGTGACGTGTCGGGGCGAGGCGCTAGACTGACTAACCGTGGCTCTTTACCGGAAATATCGTCCAGCAACCTTCGCGGAAGTGGTAGGCCAAGAGCAGGTCACCACGCCCTTGTCCGCTGCCCTTGATGCGGGGCGCATTAACCATGCCTACCTCTTTTCCGGCCCACGTGGCTGCGGAAAGACGTCGTCTGCGCGCATCATGGCCCGCTCGCTGAACTGCGAACAGGGCCCCACCTCCGCGCCGTGCGGGGTGTGCGATTCCTGCGTCTCGCTGGCCCCTGGCGGGCCGGGCAACTTGGATGTCACGGAGCTCGACGCCGCCTCTCACAATGGTGTCGAGGACATGCGTGAGTTGCGTGACCGCGCCTACTACGCGCCAGCGGAGTCACGCTACCGTATCTTCATCATCGATGAGGCTCACATGATTTCTGCCTCCGGTGCGAATGCCTTGCTCAAGGTTGTCGAGGAACCACCGGAGCACGTCATCTTCATCTTCGCCACGACGGAGCCGGAGAAGATCATCGGCACCATCCGTTCGCGTACCCACCACTACCCCTTCCGCTTGCTGACCCCGCCGGCGATGAAGGGGCTGCTGGAGCGCACCGTGGCCTCGGAGAACGTCCACGTGGATGACACCGTGTACCCCATGGTCATCCAGGCCGGCGGCGGTTCGCCGCGCGATACCTTGTCCATCCTGGACCAGCTGTTGGCGGGCGCGGGTCCCGATGGCTTGACCTACGATGTGGCCCGTCCGCTTCTGGGTGTCACGGACGAGGGCCTGCTGGATAACACGGTTGAATCCCTGGCGAACCAGGATAAGGCTGGGCTCTTCCGGCTTGTCGACGATGTCATTGAGGCGGGCCACGATCCTCGCCGCTTTGCCATTGACCTATTGGATCGTCTGCGGGATCTGATGATCCTGCAGGCCGTCCCCTCCGCCCTCGAGGAAGGTTTGGTCTCTGCGCCGACTGACCGCGGGGAGGTCCTTACCGCCCAGGCGCAGCGTTTCTCCGGCCCGCAGCTGGCCTACCTGGCGGAAACCGTCAACGAGCGCGTGTCCTCCCTGCGGGGAGCGACGTCCCCACGGCTACTTCTAGAAATTTTGTGTGCGCACCTCATCGTTGGTGCCGCCCCCGCAGCGGCAGCGGCCGGTCAGCTACCCACCGCTGCCCCGCAAGGTGCGGGAGCGCAGCCTTCGGCACCCGCAGGGCAGCCCACCGCGCCTGCTCAGCGCCAGCAATCTGCGGTCGCCAGCGCCCAGGATCCCGCGGCCGCCGCTGCGGCTATCATCGCGCAGCGCCGCAGCCGTCAAGCAGCAAAGCAAGAGGCCCAGCAACAGCAACCACTGCAGCAACCGCAGCAGGCCGAAAAGGCTCAGGAAGCAGTCCAGCAGGCGCAGCAGACCCCAGCCCCCGAGGACTCGCAGCCCCAAGTGCCAGAGCGTTCTGCACAGCCGGAGGCGCAGCCTGAGCCGCAGCCAGAGCAGCCTAAACAGCGCCAAGAGCAGCCGGAGCGCCAGCAACAGGAACAGCACGAACAGCAGCAACAGGAGCAGACGGAACAACAAGAACAGGCTCGAGAACAGCATCCTGAGGCTGAGCAGCCTCAGGACCCAGCCGCGGAGATTCGCGGGCGTTGGTCGGACCTGCGCGCCACCATTGGCCGTCGCAACAAGGTCGCTGAAATCATGCTCGCCGAAGCCCGTGTCCTTGGCGTGCGTGATGACACCTTGGTTCTTGGGCACACCACCGGTGCGCTGGCGGAACGCATCAATTCTCCAGGCACCAACGAGGTCATCGTGACCGTCCTTCAGGAGGAGCTCAACCGCACCCTGAAGGTCACGTGTGTCATCGGCACCGACCCGAAGGCCCACGGGTTCACGGTGACTGAGCCAGTTCAACGTACCCAGTGGAACCCCAACCAACCGCCACGTGAGCCCGCTGAGCCCGACGAGGAGGCAGAGAGTCCGGAGACTCCGGACGACGCTACTGATTCGCACTCTTCCGAAACTGCGCCAGCTTCCACAGCAGAAACAGAATCTGAAGAGGTCGGCAAGACCAGCGAACCCGAGGTGAAGGAACGCGGCGACGCTAGCGATGACCCGTGGGGCGCGCCGCGTCGGATCGGGCAGCAGGGGCCGTCGTCTGAAATGACGGCGGATCAGCCCCAGTCTCAGCACGGTGCGCGCGAGGATGCAGGCACGCGACCGGAGACTGCCCCGCGCGGGGCAGCAGTGCCCCCAAAGAGGGAGGCCCGTGGCAGCCAATGGCGATCACGCATCGCGCAAGCGAGCCAAGTAGCGGCCCAGCGGGATGAAGAGTTTTCCAAGGTTCCCAAGTTTGGCAACGGCGTTCCGCTGCCGCCGGAGCCGGGCCCGGACGAGGGTGAGTTCGAAGCACCACCGGAGGACTACGGTCCGCCGGCAGGGATGGGTGGGGCGCCGGAAAGCGCAGGCCAAGCGCCTGCCGCGCCACAACAGCCTGCGCCTCAACAAGCTCCCGCCCCGCAGCCAGAATACACCCGCGCGGATGAGGAACGCGAGATGATGGAGGCCGCGCAGAACGCCGGCGAGATGGACCACCGCAATGCCACGGAAGTCGCGATGGAGCTCCTCGCACAGGAGTTGGGAGCGCGGCGGCTCTAGCGTGGCATCTGTACACTTGGCCCGTAGTGAAAATAACCGTGTGAAAGGATTTTTAGCATGACTGAGAACGACCCGATGCAGCAGGCAAATGACATGAACGAGATCCTGGCGCAGGCCGCCCGTGTCCAGGCTGAGCTGGAGAAGGCTCAGAAGGAAATCCTGGCCGCCACCGTTGAGGGTAGCGCTGGCAATGGCCTAGTGAAGGTCACCATGACCGGCGGCGCTGAGCTGCAGAGCGTGTCCATTGATAAGTCCGTCGTCGACCCGGAGGATATCGATACCCTTCAGGACCTCATCGTTGGCGCCTTCAAGGAGGCTCACGCTGCTGCTGGCCGCCTGGCCCAGGAGAAGATTGGCCCGCTGTCCCAGGGCATGGGGCAGTCCCAGCAGAACTACGATGGTCCGTCCATCCAGGATGTCTTCGGCGGTAACCAGTAAGCCGCGCGTTAGACTTAAAGGCCGTTGTTGCCCTCTTGCGGAGGGCGGCGCGGCCTTTTGTTGTGTCTCCAGCCGCTAGGGCTTAGGGGATTGTTGAGTGAGGGGAGCATTGCGTGTTTGAAGGACCTCTGCAGGATCTCATCGATGAGTTCTCGCGCCTGCCGGGTATTGGCCCGAAGTCAGCGCAACGCATCGCCTTCCACGTACTGCATCAAGACCCAGAGGAGATTGACCGCCTCCAGAAGGCGCTGGGGGCAGTGCGTGATGGGGTGACCTTCTGCCGCATCTGCTGCAATATTTCCCGCGAGGAAGTCTGCCGCATTTGCATCAATTCGCAGCGCGATGCTTCCACCATCTGCGTGGTGGAAGAGCCCAAGGACATTCAGGTTATCGAGCGCACCGGCGAATATGACGGCCGCTATCACGTGCTCGGCGGCGCACTCGATCCGTTGGCGAACGTGGGCCCGAAGGATCTCAACATCTCGCAACTACTGCAGCGCCTCGGCGGCGTGCTACCGGACCGAGAGCTGGCGGACTCCACCCCGGAGGAGCCGCTTTACGACGACTCCCCGGACATCACCGAGGTCATCCTCGCCACCGATCCCAACACCGAGGGCGAGGCCACCGCAGCTTATCTTGTGCGTCTGCTACGAGACTTCCCGGGACTGAAAATCACGCGCCTAGCTTCCGGCATGCCGCTGGGCGGCGACCTTGAGTTCGTCGATGAGCTGACGCTTTCGCGTGCGTTGAGCGGCCGCCTAACGGTTTAAACCGGCGCTTCAGAAAATAGAGAATTAACCGTTGAACTTTTTCGCCAGAGCTTCCATATCGGTAGGACTCATGGGGATTTCGGGTTTGGAAAACAACTGCGGTAGCTGCCAAGATGATTCGCATAAACGTCCCGACCTGTTCCTGCGGCACGAATCTTGCTGTGGGGACTACTCGCATGGGCTAGTCGGTTTCCGAAATACTTGATTGCCCAGTCGAAATCCTTGAAATCTGGGTCATATTTGTAGGCTGAAATCCTTCCAAGTAGGGCAAAGATCCAATCTGCGCACTGAACTGTTTGGTAAAGATGGCTTTCTACTTCGAGCCGACCCGTACGGTTACTTCGCATCCCTGTCAGCTAATGAACAACGCGCAATCATTGCTGCAGTTGAACGTGCCAGGGTCACTGACATCAATCCTCAGGTAGCGCCTTTTGCGACCGCCCAGTTGGACCCCTACCGGATATATATCCAGGGCCTTGAAATGCTGTCCTGCATCGCGCTGGTCGATGTAGTATCATGCGGCATCGCCAATCAGGCAGCCACAACCGCGAGTATGGAAGCGCAGAACCGGTTTCCTGGCGCCACATCACTCCACAATGGAAAGGGCGATGTTTTTCGGCACTGCTCGTGGAATGCCCTGATGACGATGAGAATCGGTGCAGATGCAGCTGAACGCATTGCTACTAACCACGAAACTGTCGCTCAGGGGCCAGCGGATGAGACCAGCATGGACCTGTATAACAATGCCCAAGGTCGATTTCTTGGATTTGCTTTCGCAAGTAGTGGCGACGAAGCTTCTGCTCTGAACCAGTGCGCCCTCTGGGCTAGCATTGGACTGCTATCTCCACTTTCCTAGGATAGGCACGAGAAGGGGTTTATGTTAATGAGACGCATGATGGCGCGGATAGGGTTCACTAGTATTGTCTCCCTATTACTCTCCTCTTGTAGTTTTGATGACCCATTGGCTTCTCATCTCGCGTCCCTAGGACGATCGGGACATGCAATGCCCGTTACTGAGTCCATCACACTGGAGGAACTCTACGGACCAGAGTGGACTGAGTTTTCGCTCGTGTGCCCATACACTCCGTATCAAACAGTCAAAGAAACACTTATGGCTGATGATCCCCCTGTTCCAGAACACGGCTTCTCCGATCACGAAAACTTCCTCTTTCTTAGAGGAAAGGGCGACAGCGAACAATGGGTGAGGTTCTCTCGACAGGCTCTCGATCTGTGTTCTCCATCAAGTCCGTCTTCTTTAATCATGGAGTCAACGACAGTTGCTCTCACTTTTTCTCTGGATAATCCGGGTAGTGCTTGGATTCTAACCGACTTGAACAAGTAGTCATATGGGCTCGCTGCTCCTGGGCAGTATCGGGAACACTCAGATTGGGGTCAGCGTGCACGCCCAGGCGATCATCGTCGCGGCCTTGAACGAGCAGTAGGATCGTCTTGATGGTGGCCAGCAACGGAGCATCGTGAACGCTCTGGACGCGTCTACCGCTGCGACTGAAGAGGCCGAAAAGTGGGCGAGGGATCGCCTTCGCCCTGCCGAATAACCCCGGCTAATCCACCCGCGAGGTTGACAAACTATATAGGAACACCCCCTGGATACGCGAAAACTCGTGTTGTTCACACGAGCTTCGGAAGTGGAGCACCTTAGTGCGTCCGTTGCCTACGGTACCGTGTGCCGAAGGTTGTGGTCAATCGGTTCAGTTAGTTACTTCTATTGATATCTAGCGCTGCGAGCGCGGCGGCTCCGAGGCGTTAAAACGCTCGGTGCGCAGCTGGTTAATGGCAGGGATGTTCAAGGGCTCAAGCTCGCTGAGCGCGACTCCCATGGCCTTGGCCAGCAGCAGATCCGCCAGCTGCGGGTTGCGCGCCAAGACGGGGCCGTGCATGTAGGTGGCGATAACGCTGCCCTGTACCGCGCCCTCGGCACCGCGCTGGACGGCCCTGTCGGAGAGGTCCAGAATGGCGGCGGTATCCGCATTGCCGGTTCCGCGCGTGAGCGTTCCCAGCGGTTGGGCGGCAGGCCCCAGGATGGTTGCACCCATGTGGTTCTCAAAACCGGTGAGCGGCTCGGTGAGCTCAGCGGTGATTCCGGCCTTGGTCGGTTCCGTGGCTACCTCACCGATAGCGCGCTCGGTCATGGAGGCGGTGGTGGCGTCGATGAGCCCCACACCATCCACCACGCGGCCGGACGCACGGAAGGACTCGCCGAGTACCTGTAGGCCTGCACAAATCGCCAGAATCGGGCGCTTCGCGGCCGCCGCGCGGGTCAGGCCGCCATCGGCGATGAGGTGCTCTGCGGCGAGAATCTGCGCGGTGTCCTCGCCGCCGCCAAGGGTGTAGACGTCGAGAGAATCCGGCACCGGCTCACCTAGCTTGATGGGCACGATCTCAGCCTCGTGGCCGCGCATGCGGGCGCGCTGGCGCAGGACCAGGGCGTTGCCGTCATCGCCGTAGGTACCCAGGATGTCAGGGAGGATGAGGCCAATCTGCAGGCTAGTCATTCGAGTGCTCCTTTGCTGCTGCGGCGGTGAGGGCCTTCTTCAGATCACGGAAGGCGGTGTAGTTGGCCAAGACCTCGATGCGGCCCTCCGGGCAGGATTGAATAGCGGCGAGTGGGTCTGCGATGAGCTCGTGCGAGATATCCGCATAGACCAAACGCACTGCGAGGTCGGTGCCGCGCTCACCCGCTGCCTTGACGGGAATACCTTCGAAGTCCTCAAAGCGAACGTCCCATAGCCAGGACATATCAATACCGTCGGCGACGTGGCCATTGGCGGCGATGACCAAGCCATCTGCCTCTCGGTCCACCATGGACAGCGCTTCTTGCCAGCCGGCCGGGTTCTTGGCCAGGAGGAGACGAATCGTGCGCTTGCCCAGCGTGATGGTGGAGTAGCGTCCGGCCACATCATCGACGCCTTCCGCAGCGGCAATGGCCTTGTGGCGGTCCACGCCGAAAGCTTCGACCGCGGCGGCGACGGCTTGGGCAGCATTGCCGCGGTTCGCGCGGCCTGGGAGGGAAAGGCGCAGCTTATCGACGCCCTCCGGGCTCACCAGCCCGTCCTCCGTCACTGCCCAGGTGGGGGTGGGGCGGCGGAATGCGCGGCCGTCGGCAAGCGGCTTGACCGCGTGCCAGTCCTCGCCCTCGCGTACGATGTGGCCCCCAGTGCGCGGGCAAGTGACGGATTCACCCATCCAGCCGGCACCCGCGGAAACCCAAATGACATTCTTCGCGTCATAGGCCACGGAGGTCATGAGGACGTCATCGCAGTTGGCGATGACGAGCATGTCCGGGTGGGCCTCGACGGCGCCGCGCAAGGCGCGCTCAATCTTGTTGATCTCACCCACGCGGTCCAGCTGATCGCGGGAAAGGTTCAGCAGCACCAGCGCGGTGGGGTTGAGATTATCCGCGACGTGGGGAACGTGAAGCTCGTCTACCTCAAGGACTAGATGGCTCGCATCTTTGCCGGCCAAGAGCGCGGAGATGATTCCCGCA contains:
- a CDS encoding type 1 glutamine amidotransferase, giving the protein MTSLQIGLILPDILGTYGDDGNALVLRQRARMRGHEAEIVPIKLGEPVPDSLDVYTLGGGEDTAQILAAEHLIADGGLTRAAAAKRPILAICAGLQVLGESFRASGRVVDGVGLIDATTASMTERAIGEVATEPTKAGITAELTEPLTGFENHMGATILGPAAQPLGTLTRGTGNADTAAILDLSDRAVQRGAEGAVQGSVIATYMHGPVLARNPQLADLLLAKAMGVALSELEPLNIPAINQLRTERFNASEPPRSQR
- a CDS encoding Mur ligase family protein, producing the protein MNFNFRSAFSSARTAVATTAAALATTASRATGRGAGGMIGGLIANAIDPTIMQNLANQRPAILVTGTNGKSTTTRMLAAAVRAEHTVATNDGGDNMDAGIISALLAGKDASHLVLEVDELHVPHVADNLNPTALVLLNLSRDQLDRVGEINKIERALRGAVEAHPDMLVIANCDDVLMTSVAYDAKNVIWVSAGAGWMGESVTCPRTGGHIVREGEDWHAVKPLADGRAFRRPTPTWAVTEDGLVSPEGVDKLRLSLPGRANRGNAAQAVAAAVEAFGVDRHKAIAAAEGVDDVAGRYSTITLGKRTIRLLLAKNPAGWQEALSMVDREADGLVIAANGHVADGIDMSWLWDVRFEDFEGIPVKAAGERGTDLAVRLVYADISHELIADPLAAIQSCPEGRIEVLANYTAFRDLKKALTAAAAKEHSND